One window from the genome of Osmerus eperlanus chromosome 3, fOsmEpe2.1, whole genome shotgun sequence encodes:
- the mrpl30 gene encoding 39S ribosomal protein L30, mitochondrial, whose amino-acid sequence MEMIFRALYLNFPRSIKTLTEASSLPWSISCRSLFTKARIPPEVLEERSKQHDKYGGDPEQPHKLHIVTRVKSTMRRPYWEKMMIKTLGLEKGQVPVIHKNIPSVNNQLKFVKHLVRIQPLKLPYGLPSEEDMADSYLNSKGELIVRRLLKSVDPKALES is encoded by the exons ATGGAAATGATCTTTCGAGCACTTTACTTAAATTTCCCTCGTTCAATAAAG ACTTTAACAGAAGCCTCGTCGTTGCCATGGTCAATTTCATGCCGCAGCCTGTTCACTAAAGCGCGGATCCCACCAGAG GTTCTGGAGGAGAGATCGAAGCAGCATGACAAGTATGGAGGAGACCCAGAGCAGCCTCATAAACTTCACATTGTCACCCGGGTGAAGAGCACTATGCGTCGGCCGTACTGGGAGAAGATGATGATAAAAACTCTTGGCTTGGAGAAG GGACAAGTTCCTGTAATCCACAAGAACATTCCCTCAGTCAACAACCAACTGAAATTTGTAAAGCATCTAGTCAG GATCCAGCCGCTGAAGCTGCCCTACGGCCTCCCTTCTGAGGAGGACATGGCTGACTCATACCTCAACAGCAAGGGAGAGCTGATAGTACGACGTCTCCTCAAATCTGTGGATCCGAAGGCCCTGGAGTCTTAG
- the mitd1 gene encoding MIT domain-containing protein 1 yields MTQNHVTGMETSAISVLKRAVELDHGSRFQESLVCYQEGIQLLIDVLKALKDDSKKLHYRDKIKGYMDRAEQIKVHVNQLKEEGKYHEQIRIAENSTGYSYEVLFKPYISDGLTEVWVEDPYIRHIHQLYNFLRFCEMLLKASCGVKNIHLLTSQEEDSSSQQAGALVELRQSLQAHGVCLELKYSSSIHDREIRFDNGWIIKIGRGLDYFKKPKGRFSIGYCDYDLRECQETSVDIFHTKHTKTL; encoded by the exons ATGACCCAAAATCACGTTACCGGAATGGAGACCTCGGCTATCTCCGTCCTGAAGCGGGCGGTTGAACTGGATCATGGCTCGCGCTTCCAGGAGTCCCTGGTATGTTACCAAGAGGGGATCCAGCTTCTGATAGACGTTCTAAAAG CTCTTAAAGATGACTCCAAGAAGCTCCACTACAGAGACAAGATCAAGGGCTATAtggacagagcagagcagatcaAGGTCCATGTGAACCAGCTAAAAGAAG agggGAAATACCACGAGCAGATCAGGATAGCAGAAAACTCCACAGGCTACAGCTATGAGGTTCTGTTCAAGCCTTACATCAGTGATGGTCTCACTGAGGTCTGGGTGGAGGACCCTTACATACGGCACATCCACCAG TTGTACAACTTCCTGCGTTTCTGTGAGATGCTGCTGAAGGCTTCCTGTGGAGTGAAGAACATCCACCTCCTGACTTCACAGGAAGAG gacAGTTCCTCCCAGCAGGCAGGAGCTCTGGTGGAGCTGAGACAGAGTCTGCAGGCTCATGGGGTGTGTCTGGAGCTCAAGTACTCTTCCTCCATACACGACAGGGAGATCAG GTTTGACAACGGTTGGATTATCAAGATAGGAAGAGGACTGGATTACTTCAAGAAACCCAAA GGACGTTTCTCTATCGGTTACTGTGACTACGACTTGAGAGAGTGTCAGGAGACCTCAGTGGACATCTTTCACACCAAGCACACCAAGACTCTATGA
- the rev1 gene encoding DNA repair protein REV1, whose protein sequence is MSRGGWGKKRANDDSGWASSGGYMAAKVSKLEEQFKTDAPREKQKDGACSAIFNGVAIYVNGYTDPSVDELRRLMMLHGGQFHLYYSRSKTTHIIATNLPNSKIQELRGEKVVRPEWITDSIKAGHLLSYLQYQLYAKQKGLSFPSVCVRQAPETAAGPSLGQPLPSLHGPVSRHDQPQPGLLPSHVPLHPGNYHSLLHLYPQPYPVHNSPLAELLNPHFSPNLPSPQSNLLGQGPGLYSPFPNPVPVPSDPDPPSHPHGTGQPLPGWVRSPLPYTPPKASRQSAHPSHEHLSSGRSPLEPSLSSSHIQHSYHNLSLRLNGSLQSSHDALWPKVNGVQQEAGDDPPCPVRPPRGVKEPPPSLTNGHVHPVNGALKPLDLSPTPACPPSHKPASDRGSDRFQPPGTRPSPGRGSPGVSVSPRPSSPPPHPLTHPPTHPHSPPGQPPPPLPVNHHSRGGNPQPANEQRLKPPPPTYEEAIAASESRPRQACQSQPQNARQSVSNLNKTNPGPSPVRLNGCHHNAFPSNPAPPEGRDQSVKAPRQVGGAGGGIIAEFYSHSRLHHISTWRTEFSEYVNALQCRRRAAGEATFPGKERLKRSSAHRPDTAPSVKSCILHVDMDCFFVSVGIRHRTDLKGKPVAVTSNRGSGQVAHRAGTNPQLEQKYYQRKYTHPQPGSLDEDMETSPEPNGPVSHGNGLDLELSRAEIASCSYEARQAGVKNGMYFGQAKQLCPSLQSVPYDFQAYKEVALAMYETLASYTHDIEALSCDEALVDGSSLLAELGVTPDELASAVRADVRDRTGCCASVGMASNILLARMAIRKAKPDGQYFLRSEEVDDFIREKSVTSLPGVGRSMGVKLASLGVRTCGDLQQVSLTRLQKEFGPRTGQTLYRFCRGLDDRPVRSEKERKSVSAEMNYNIRFTQVEEAELFLTNLSMEVERRLQEAGLRGRRMTLKVMVRRPGAPVEPAKYGGHGICDNLARSVTMAQPTDSGQVIASEIIKLFHTMKLEVQEMRGVGLQVQLLEGAHSAGQDPAGSRTRSIKDMFTAQRAPAAKPNNTELHNVSTADPTSNQTMASSPRALPPCPSPTPPRLPTPAEPFPGTSKGEPPPPPRTPNHAHGRLNLSIEVPSPSQVDRSVLAALPAELREQVEESWTHRDRRAPRDQPPAPPPPSSPPLPPSSPHHAPPVGTLVLQIPNQSGSTGIFLELPDFSQVDPDVFAALPKELQEELRSAYSRRENASPQGIVVEQRNPLLQLKQSGPAGSVGRVKRRYKRKNAGSPAKKGHSPLKRPRPESSPVTALPLRSRDLPNGHKTENAPSTSSLKEAVQEPLSKFTPRPSPALAGACDFTDIRTLLREWVTSISEPMEEDILQVVKYCTDLIDDKDLEKLDLVIKYMKRLMQQSEESVWGMAFDFILDNVQVVVQQTYGSMLKIT, encoded by the exons accCCAGTGTGGACGAGCTGCGTAGACTGATGATGCTACACGGGGGGCAGTTCCACCTGTACTACTCCCGCTCCAAGACCACCCACATCATCGCCACCAACCTGCCCAACAGCAAGATCCAGGAGCTCAGAGGGGAGAAGGTGGTCCGGCCCGAGTGGATcactgacag CATCAAGGCCGgccacctcctctcctacctgcaGTACCAGCTCTACGCCAAGCAGAAAGGCCTTAGctttcccagtgtgtgtgtgcgccaggcCCCAGAGACGGCAGCTGGACCCAGCCTGGGCCAGCCTCTACCCAGCCTCCACGGCCCTGTCTCCAGGCACGATCAGCCCCAGCCCGGCCTCCTCCCCAGCCACGTCCCCCTACACCCAGGAAACTACCATTCCCTTCTGCACCTTTATCCTCAACCATACCCTGTTCACAACTCCCCCCTTGCCGAGCTCCTAAACCCCCACTTCTCTCCCaacctccccagcccccagtccAACCTCCTCGGCCAGGGGCCCGGCCTCTACAGCCCTTTCCCCAACCCCGTCCCTGTCCCCTCCGACCCAGACCCACCCTCCCATCCACACGGCACAGGGCAGCCTCTGCCCGGCTGGGTGCGCTCGCCCcttccctacaccccccccaagGCCAGCCGTCAGTCGGCCCATCCCAGCCACGAGCACTTGTCATCGGGCCGCTCTCCCCTGGAACCCAGCCTGTCCTCCAGCCACATCCAGCACAGCTACCACAACCTCAGCTTAAGATT GAACGGATCACTACAAAGCTCCCACGATGCTCTGTGGCCCAAGGTGAACGGGGTGCAACAGGAGGCAGGCGACGACCCCCCCTGTCCTGTCAGACCCCCCAGGGGGGTGAAGGAGCCTCCGCCCTCCCTGACCAACGGACACGTCCACCCTGTAAACGGTGCCTTAAAGCCCCTGGACCTGTCACCCACCCCTGCATGTCCCCCCTCCCACAAGCCTGCTTCTGACCGGGGCTCGGACCGGTTCCAGCCCCCGGGCACGCGCCCCAGTCCTGGCAGGGGGTCTCctggtgtgtctgtttctccccggccctccagccccccaccgcaccccctcacccacccccccacgcatcctcacagcccccctggacaaccccctccacctcttcctgtaAATCACCACTCCAGAGGAGGCAACCCCCAACCAGCCAATGAGCAGAGACTCAAACCCCCCCCGCCCACTTATGAGGAGGCCATAGCCGCATCGGAGTCCCGCCCTCGCCAAGCCTGCCAATCCCAGCCTCAGAACGCCCGTCAATCAGTGTCAAATCTCAATAAGACGAATCCCGGCCCCTCCCCTGTGCGCCTGAATGGCTGTCACCACAATGCCTTCCCCTCTAACCCTGCCCCTCCGGAGGGACGGGACCAATCAGTGAAAGCCCCTAGACAGGTGGGCGGGGCGGGAGGCGGGATCATCGCAGAGTTCTACTCCCACTCTCGCCTGCATCACATCTCCACGTGGAGGACGGAGTTCTCGGAGTACGTGAACGCTCTGCAGTGCCGGCGCCGAGCAGCAGGGGAAGCCACTTTCCCAGGGAAGGAGCGTCTGAAGAGGAGCTCCGCACACAGGCCAGACACAG CACCTAGTGTCAAGTCCTGTATTCTCCATGTGGATATGGACTGTTTCTTCGTGTCTGTGGGGATCAGACACCGGACAGATCTTAAAG gGAAGCCTGTGGCTGTCACCAGTAACCGGGGGAGTGGCCAGGTGGCCCATAGGGCGGGGACTAACCCCCAGCTGGAGCAGAAGTACTACCAAAGGAagtacacacacccccaaccag GGAGTCTAGACGAGGACATGGAGACCAGCCCCGAGCCCAACGGCCCTGTTTCCCATGGCAACGGGCTGGACCTGGAGCTGTCCAGGGCGGAGATCGCCTCCTGCAGCTACGAGgccag GCAGGCGGGGGTGAAGAACGGGATGTATTTTGGCCAGGCCAAGCAGCTGTGCCCCTCCCTGCAGTCTGTCCCTTATGACTTCCAGGCCTACAAAGAAGTGGCTCTGGCCATGTATGAAACCCTGGccag TTACACCCACGACATCGAGGCCCTGAGCTGTGACGAGGCGCTGGTGGACGGCTCCTCCCTGCTGGCGGAGCTGGGCGTCACCCCAGACGAGCTGGCCAGCGCCGTGAGAGCCGACGTCAGGGACCGCACCGGGTGCTGCGCCTCGGTCGGCATGG ccTCCAACATCCTGCTGGCTCGGATGGCGATCCGCAAGGCCAAGCCAGACGGGCAGTACTTCCTGCGGTCGGAGGAAGTGGATGACTTCATCAGGGAGAAGTCTGTCACCAGCCTGCCAG gcGTGGGGCGGTCGATGGGCGTCAAGCtggcgtctctgggggtgaggaCGTGTGGCGACCTGCAGCAGGTGTCCCTGACGCGGCTGCAGAAGGAGTTCGGCCCGCGCACCGGACAGACGCTGTACCGGTTCTGCCGAGGCCTGGACGACCGGCCGGTGCGCagcgagaaggagaggaagtccGTCTCAGCAGAGATGAACTACAACATCCGCTTCACCCAG GTGGAGGAGGCCGAGCTGTTCCTGACCAACCTGTCCATGGAAGTCGAGCGCCGTCTCCAGGAGGCGGGGCTAAGGGGTCGGAGGATGACCCTGAAGGTCATGGTGCGGAGGCCGGGGGCGCCGGTGGAGCCAGCGAAGTACGGAGGTCACGGGATCTGTGACAACCTGGccag gTCAGTGACCATGGCCCAGCCCACAGACAGCGGTCAGGTGATAGCCAGTGAAATCATCAAGTTGTTCCACACCATGAAGCTGGAGGTGcaggagatgaggggggtgggCCTCCAGGTGCAGCTCCTCGAGGGGGCCCACTCTGCAGGCCAGGACCCCGCTGGCTCCAGAACCCGCTCCATCAAGGACATGTTCACGGCTCAGAGAGCCCCTGCAGCAAAACCCAacaacacag aACTCCATAATGTTTCAACCGCAGACCCAACCTCCAATCAGACGATGGCTTCTTCTCCCAGAGCCCTGCCCCCGTGTccctcccctacccctccccgcctccccacTCCCGCTGAGCCATTCCCAGGGACGAGCAAAGGGGAGCCGCCTCCACCTCCACGAACCCCAAACCACGCCCACGGCCGCCTCAACCTCAGCATCGAGGTGCCCTCGCCGTCACAG GTGGACCGCTCGGTGCTGGCAGCCCTGCCGgctgagctgagggagcaggtggaggagtcCTGGACCCACCGAGACAGGAGGGCCCCCCGTGACCAGCCCCCTGCACCCCCaccgccctcctccccacccctgcctccctcctctccccaccacgCCCCTCCTGTCGGCACCCTGGTTCTGCAAATCCCCAACCAGTCTGGCTCCACGGGCATTTTCCTGGAGCTGCCAGACTTCTCCCag GTTGACCCGGATGTGTTTGCCGCCCTCCCCAAAGAGCTCCAGGAAGAGCTCCGCTCAGCATACAGCCGCAGGGAGAACGCCTCGCCCCAGGGCATTGTGG TGGAGCAGAGGAACCCTCTGTTGCAGCTGAAACAGTCGGGGCCGGCGGGTTCCGTGGGGCGGGTGAAACGCCGCTACAAGAGAAAGAACGCAGGAAGCCCTGCAAAGAAAGGCCACTCCCCTTTGAAGAGGCCCCGCCCAGAAAGCAGCCCAGTGACAGCTCTACCGCTCCGATCTAGGGACCTGCCCAATGGACATAAG acagagaacgcaccctccacctcctccctgaaAGAGGCTGTTCAGGAGCCACTGTCCAAGttcaccccccgcccctcccctgccctggccGGAGCCTGCGACTTCACTGACATTAGGACCCTCCTCCGGGAGTGGGTCACTTCCATCTCAg aacCCATGGAGGAGGACATTCTGCAGGTGGTCAAGTACTGCACTGACCTCATAGATGACAAGGACCTGGAGAAGCTGGACCTGGTCATCAAATACATGAAGAG GCTAATGCAGCAGTCGGAGGAGTCTGTGTGGGGCATGGCCTTCGACTTCATCCTGGACAACGTGCAGGTGGTGGTGCAGCAGACCTACGGCAGCATGCTCAAGATCacctag
- the txndc9 gene encoding thioredoxin domain-containing protein 9, with product MASQSMEIMAKALEHQVLQSARMVEEQVDAELNKLERMDDDDLEKLKERRLEALKKAQKQKQEWISKGHGEYREIPSEKDFFAEVKDSKNTVCHFYKDSTFRCKILDKHLAILAKKHLETKFLKLNVEKAPFLTERLRIKVIPTLALVKDGKTKDYVVGFTDLGNTDEFPTEMLEWRLGCSDIINYSGNLMEPPTLTQKSGTKFTKVEKKTIRGRGYDSDSDSD from the exons ATGGCCAGTCAGTCAATGGAGATTATGGCAAAGGCCCTAGAGCATCAGGTTCTGCAGTCTGCACGCATGGTCGAGGAGCAGGTGGACGCAGAACTAAACAAGCTGGAACGAATGGATGACGACGACTTGGAGAaactgaaggagaggagactagAGGCCTTGAAGAAAGCCCAGAAACAGAAGCAG GAGTGGATTTCTAAAGGACATGGGGAGTACAGGGAGATTCCCAGTGAGAAAGACTTCTTTGCAGAGGTCAAGGATAGCAAGAACACAGTATGCCATTTCTACAAAGATTCCACATTCAG ATGTAAGATCTTAGACAAGCATCTGGCCATCCTGGCCAAGAAGCACCTGGAGACCAAGTTCCTGAAGCTGAACGTGGAGAAGGCTCCCTTTCTGACAGAGAGGCTGCGGATCAAGGTGATCCCCACCCTGGCCCTGGTGAAGGATGGCAAGACCAAGGACTACGTGGTGGGCTTCACGGATCTGGGGAACACGGATGAGTTCCCCACAGAGATGCTGGAATGGAGATTGGGCTGCTCAGACATCATCAACTACAG TGGTAACCTCATGGAACCTCCCACACTGACACAGAAGTCAGGGACAAAGTTCACCAAGGTAGAGAAGAAGACCATTCGAGGGAGAGGCTACGACTCAGACTCTGACTCAGACTAG